A region from the Schistocerca serialis cubense isolate TAMUIC-IGC-003099 chromosome 1, iqSchSeri2.2, whole genome shotgun sequence genome encodes:
- the LOC126457212 gene encoding protein LLP homolog, which translates to MAKSLRSKWKRKMRAVKRERYGQKELARLKNILGINDGSSDANMENISEIVTVADPKSLQAEHPSTSSYSTPPEEEMDHDKKRVYNKKTLRDQYGNYPVWMSSRKIKAIASKNKITKKQKKKAAKKRKKTN; encoded by the exons ATGGCGAAAAGTTTGCGTAGTAAATGGAAGAGGAAAATGAGAGCTGTTAAGAGAGAACGGTATGGTCAGAAGGAGCTGGCCAGACTTAAGAATATTTTAGGCATTAATGATGGAAGCTCAGATGCAAACATGGAAAACATTTCAGAAATTGTAACAG TGGCAGATCCTAAATCATTGCAAGCAGAACATCCCAGTACTTCGTCATACAGCACACCCCCAGAAGAGGAAATGGATCATGATAAGAAACGAGTGtacaataagaaaactctcaggGACCAATATGGTAACTATCCTGTGTGGATGAGTAGTAGAAAGATAAAAGCAATTGCAagcaaaaacaaaataacaaagaaacaaaagaagaaggctgctaagaaaaggaagaagacaaattaa